In Blautia wexlerae DSM 19850, a single window of DNA contains:
- a CDS encoding CDP-glycerol glycerophosphotransferase family protein has protein sequence MKICIWCTKIFDLGGTKRVVTLLANELVKEHDVTIMVYQDRFKEDRNMYHMSEDIKVDFIDNNEFVNRHHTPAFCWRYLVQKLNAKYGIFNKEKYNDILADAIFPKKTREKWVKYLNEQNYDIIITTASLSLRLGMLAPELNAKTIGWQHNCYAGYLDVPNVVFWKQECLLQEYLPKLDRYIVLSDYDKRDYKKFLDIDTEVKINPRSFVSERKCDPKSKRFLMATRFVYAKGLDLMMESFEEFCKQDDEWQLDIIGAGDLWNQIVADAKRRGIEDRVNFVGYTNEPEKYYLNSSVFLLPSRWEGWPMVIMEAFEFGLPVIAFHTGAMDLIIDDGKTGYLPEAFDTKKFTDAMLKLAHDEELRREMSRNAIWKSEDFAIEKAVKEWNRLFNRVMGIKTFYMKNEEQILECREKYPLRTSYAEFVKEYQIRDNTILYEAFGGRGMICNPYALFLYLLEKEEYQDYTHIWVLEDFEDNRKQIEKYEQYPNVRFVKYKSKEYCKELATVKYLVNNVSFPSYFLKREGQVLIDTWHGTPLKNMGFDIPGANISQGNTARNLLSADYIVSSGPYMTKTAYKDSYKMQNLYEGTVLEEGFPRNDKLFDSDRAEVIQELKDCGVDVKEDKKIILYAPTWRGEQYSRPDTDLQDVYKLINVMENSIDTNEYQIFVKLHQIVYHYMKENAMEPGDAQTKFIPATMDTNEILSVTDVLISDYSSIFYDFMLTGKPILFYVPDAENFEDYRGLYFGFDKLPGPAVSTPEKLGELLKDLPGVAASCKEKYEKAREQICPRDDGKACKRIAEVLLDGKEPVNPIYLNQTDKVKLLVYAGDFSDTQETKAFYEFLNKVDYEHFDVTLIGNGAKEEESSEKLDSLPKEIRVLYWKRSYPATDEEYVCHKKFMKSKKTEVPEMLLDFYRRELRRMIGMSKFDYALVFTDMKKFFPAMSGALDVKQIFNIENWQNLLKC, from the coding sequence ATGAAAATATGTATTTGGTGCACCAAGATATTTGATCTTGGCGGAACTAAGCGAGTTGTCACACTTCTTGCGAATGAACTTGTAAAAGAGCATGATGTGACGATCATGGTATATCAGGACAGATTTAAAGAAGACCGGAATATGTATCATATGAGTGAGGATATCAAGGTTGACTTTATTGATAATAATGAGTTTGTCAATCGACATCATACACCGGCTTTCTGCTGGCGTTATCTTGTTCAGAAACTGAATGCCAAATATGGGATTTTTAATAAAGAAAAATATAATGATATTCTGGCAGATGCGATTTTCCCGAAAAAGACCAGAGAAAAATGGGTAAAATATTTAAATGAGCAGAATTATGATATTATTATCACAACTGCAAGTTTAAGCCTTCGTCTGGGTATGCTGGCGCCGGAGCTGAATGCAAAGACAATCGGATGGCAGCATAACTGTTATGCCGGATATCTTGATGTTCCTAATGTCGTATTCTGGAAACAGGAATGTCTGCTCCAGGAATATCTGCCGAAGCTGGACAGATACATTGTTCTCAGTGACTATGATAAGCGCGATTACAAAAAATTTCTGGATATTGATACAGAAGTTAAAATTAATCCCCGAAGCTTCGTGAGTGAGAGAAAATGCGACCCAAAATCCAAGCGTTTCCTTATGGCTACACGATTTGTATATGCCAAGGGTCTTGATCTGATGATGGAATCTTTTGAAGAGTTCTGTAAGCAGGATGATGAATGGCAGCTGGATATTATCGGAGCCGGTGATCTCTGGAATCAGATTGTGGCGGATGCAAAGAGACGTGGTATTGAGGACAGAGTTAATTTTGTCGGTTATACAAATGAGCCGGAGAAGTATTATCTGAATTCTTCTGTTTTCCTTCTTCCGTCCAGGTGGGAAGGATGGCCGATGGTTATCATGGAAGCCTTTGAATTTGGTCTTCCTGTCATCGCATTCCATACAGGAGCGATGGATCTGATCATCGATGATGGAAAAACAGGATACCTGCCGGAAGCTTTTGATACAAAGAAATTTACAGATGCGATGCTGAAGCTGGCACATGATGAAGAACTCCGCAGAGAGATGTCCAGAAATGCAATCTGGAAATCTGAGGACTTTGCCATTGAGAAGGCAGTTAAAGAGTGGAATCGTCTTTTTAATCGTGTAATGGGAATCAAGACCTTTTATATGAAAAATGAAGAACAGATTCTGGAGTGCAGGGAGAAATATCCGCTTAGAACCAGCTATGCCGAGTTTGTAAAGGAATACCAGATAAGAGATAATACAATTCTTTATGAAGCTTTTGGCGGACGTGGTATGATCTGTAATCCTTATGCTCTGTTTTTGTATCTTCTTGAAAAAGAAGAGTATCAGGATTATACCCATATCTGGGTGCTTGAGGACTTCGAGGATAACAGAAAACAGATTGAAAAATACGAACAATACCCGAACGTGCGATTTGTAAAATATAAATCAAAGGAATACTGTAAGGAACTTGCGACAGTGAAATATCTGGTAAATAACGTAAGCTTTCCAAGCTATTTCCTTAAAAGAGAAGGTCAGGTACTGATCGATACCTGGCATGGAACTCCTCTGAAGAATATGGGATTTGATATTCCGGGAGCAAATATTTCTCAGGGAAATACAGCAAGAAATCTGCTCAGTGCAGATTATATAGTTTCCTCCGGACCTTATATGACAAAGACAGCATACAAAGATTCGTATAAAATGCAGAATCTGTATGAAGGCACAGTGCTGGAAGAGGGCTTCCCGCGTAATGATAAGCTTTTTGACAGTGACAGAGCAGAAGTGATACAGGAACTTAAGGATTGCGGAGTGGACGTAAAGGAAGATAAAAAGATTATTCTTTATGCACCGACATGGAGAGGCGAACAATACAGCCGTCCGGATACAGATTTGCAGGATGTCTATAAGCTGATCAATGTAATGGAGAACAGTATAGATACAAATGAATATCAGATATTTGTCAAGCTTCATCAGATCGTATATCACTATATGAAAGAGAATGCCATGGAACCTGGTGATGCGCAGACAAAATTTATTCCTGCAACAATGGATACAAATGAGATTTTGTCAGTGACAGATGTACTGATTTCTGATTATTCCAGTATTTTTTATGATTTCATGCTGACAGGAAAACCGATTCTGTTTTATGTGCCGGATGCGGAGAATTTTGAAGATTACAGAGGTCTGTACTTCGGATTTGACAAACTTCCGGGACCGGCAGTGTCTACCCCTGAGAAGCTTGGTGAACTTCTGAAGGATCTTCCGGGAGTGGCTGCTTCCTGTAAAGAGAAGTATGAAAAAGCAAGAGAACAGATATGTCCGAGAGATGATGGAAAAGCATGCAAACGTATAGCAGAAGTCCTGCTTGATGGAAAAGAACCGGTAAATCCGATATATCTGAATCAGACAGATAAAGTAAAACTTCTGGTATATGCAGGAGATTTCAGTGATACACAGGAGACAAAGGCATTCTATGAATTTCTGAACAAAGTGGATTATGAGCATTTTGATGTGACGTTGATCGGGAATGGTGCAAAAGAAGAGGAGTCTTCTGAGAAACTGGATAGTCTGCCAAAAGAAATCAGGGTTTTATACTGGAAGCGTTCCTACCCGGCTACGGACGAAGAATATGTATGTCATAAAAAGTTTATGAAATCTAAGAAAACAGAAGTGCCGGAGATGCTTCTGGATTTTTACAGGCGTGAGCTTCGCAGGATGATTGGAATGTCAAAGTTCGACTATGCTCTGGTATTTACTGATATGAAGAAGTTCTTTCCTGCAATGTCAGGGGCTCTGGATGTGAAGCAGATATTTAATATAGAAAACTGGCAGAATTTGTTGAAGTGTTAA
- a CDS encoding adenylyltransferase/cytidyltransferase family protein, producing the protein MEKKIGYTQGTFDMFHIGHLNLIRNAKKHCDYLIVGVNADDLVESYKNKRPIVPLEERAEIVRAIRYVDEVIVTTTLDKKQVWEKVHFNEIYIGDDWKGNARWEKTGKEMEELGAKLVFLPYTKDTSSTMLREKLKEF; encoded by the coding sequence ATGGAGAAAAAAATAGGATATACACAGGGAACCTTTGATATGTTTCATATAGGACATCTGAACCTGATCAGAAATGCAAAAAAACATTGCGATTATCTGATTGTCGGTGTGAATGCGGATGATCTGGTAGAGTCATATAAAAACAAAAGACCGATCGTTCCGCTGGAAGAAAGGGCAGAGATTGTACGGGCCATCAGATATGTTGATGAGGTGATCGTGACGACAACCCTGGACAAAAAGCAGGTATGGGAAAAAGTCCACTTTAATGAAATCTATATTGGAGATGACTGGAAGGGCAATGCACGTTGGGAGAAGACTGGAAAAGAAATGGAAGAACTGGGCGCTAAGCTGGTATTTCTGCCATATACCAAAGATACATCCTCAACGATGCTTCGTGAGAAATTAAAAGAATTCTAG
- the gdhA gene encoding NADP-specific glutamate dehydrogenase produces the protein MSYTEEVYERVVAQNPNEPEFHQAVKEVLDSLKVVIDKNEEKYRKLSILERLVEPERIISFRVPWVDDKGVVQVNKGYRVQFNSAIGPYKGGLRFHPSVNQGILKFLGFEQIFKNSLTGLPIGGGKGGSNFDPKGKSDREVMAFCQSFMTELSKYIGADMDVPAGDIGVGGREIGYLYGQYKRNRGLYEGVLTGKGLSYGGSLIRTQATGYGLVYMLNEMVKAKNDTISGKTLIVTGSGNVAIYAVEKAAELGGKVVAMCDSNGYIYDPEGIKLDIVKDIKEVKRGRIKEYADRVEGATYTEGKGIWNIKCDIYLPCATQNELDLDAVKILIANGCKYVAEGANMPTTREATDYLMANGVIFMPGKAANAGGVATSALEMCQNSARLSWTAEEVDTKLHQIMVDIFHKVDDASKRYDMEGNYVAGANIAGFEKVVDAMIAQGIV, from the coding sequence ATGTCTTATACTGAAGAAGTATACGAAAGAGTCGTAGCACAGAATCCAAATGAGCCTGAATTCCATCAGGCAGTAAAGGAAGTTTTAGACTCCCTTAAAGTCGTAATCGACAAAAATGAAGAGAAATACCGCAAGCTTTCCATTCTGGAACGTCTTGTTGAGCCTGAAAGAATCATCTCTTTCCGAGTTCCGTGGGTAGACGATAAAGGTGTTGTACAGGTAAACAAAGGTTATCGTGTACAGTTCAACAGTGCGATCGGACCATACAAAGGTGGTTTAAGATTCCATCCGTCAGTAAACCAGGGAATCCTTAAATTTTTAGGTTTCGAACAGATTTTCAAGAACTCCCTTACAGGTCTTCCGATCGGTGGCGGTAAAGGTGGTTCAAACTTTGATCCTAAAGGAAAATCTGACAGAGAAGTTATGGCATTCTGCCAGAGCTTTATGACAGAACTTTCCAAATATATCGGTGCTGACATGGACGTTCCTGCAGGTGATATCGGTGTAGGCGGACGTGAGATTGGTTATCTGTACGGACAGTACAAGAGAAACCGCGGATTATACGAGGGTGTTCTCACAGGTAAAGGTCTTTCCTACGGTGGATCTTTGATCCGTACACAGGCTACAGGATATGGTCTTGTATATATGCTGAACGAAATGGTTAAAGCTAAAAACGACACAATCTCCGGTAAAACTCTCATCGTAACAGGTTCCGGTAATGTTGCCATCTACGCAGTAGAGAAAGCTGCCGAACTTGGCGGTAAAGTTGTTGCTATGTGCGACTCCAACGGATATATCTATGATCCGGAAGGAATCAAACTTGACATAGTTAAAGATATCAAAGAAGTAAAACGTGGACGTATCAAAGAATACGCAGATCGCGTAGAAGGCGCTACTTATACAGAAGGAAAAGGTATCTGGAACATCAAATGTGATATCTATCTTCCATGCGCAACTCAGAATGAACTTGACCTTGATGCTGTTAAGATCCTTATTGCAAACGGATGCAAATATGTTGCAGAAGGTGCAAATATGCCTACTACCCGCGAGGCAACTGATTACCTTATGGCAAACGGTGTAATATTTATGCCTGGTAAAGCAGCTAATGCCGGTGGTGTTGCTACTTCCGCACTTGAAATGTGCCAGAACTCTGCAAGACTTTCCTGGACAGCAGAAGAGGTTGATACAAAACTTCATCAGATCATGGTTGATATCTTCCATAAAGTTGATGATGCTTCCAAGCGTTATGATATGGAAGGCAACTATGTTGCAGGCGCTAATATCGCAGGCTTCGAGAAAGTTGTAGATGCTATGATCGCTCAGGGTATTGTTTAA
- a CDS encoding CDP-glycerol glycerophosphotransferase family protein has protein sequence MKKRIKKKIKKLKKSINKINKVRVQKGRKAMLQETWATVTYGLYDNRKIRRLKKFPPALVENRMLFETNDDFTDNGRALFDYLIEKGYNQKYEIVWLVHEPSKYKEYQFENVKFVQNFKKGSTIRRAEAYKYALTSKYIFYTQAFNWIGMSRRNQLFIDLWHGCGYKANKNGRKVFFDYCLVPGNIFIKTKMEFFGCTSKKLLSFGYPRYDMMLKGSERADEYKKKLLKETDSEKLILWMPTYRHASSERLNEETLNNEFNIPIIDDADKLLELNKFCKENHILIVIKKHYLQVPYDFGENVLTNIVYLENGDLADNGLQLYEFINCSDALVSDYSSVAIDYLLLDRPLGFTLDDYEAYTESRGWVFDDPLEYMPGEHMYNMQDFENFILDIKNGKDNYKEQRASVRAKTHNVCDNYCQRVLDYFNITM, from the coding sequence ATGAAAAAAAGAATAAAAAAGAAAATAAAAAAACTGAAAAAATCCATTAACAAGATTAACAAGGTCAGAGTTCAAAAGGGAAGAAAAGCCATGTTGCAGGAGACATGGGCAACTGTGACCTATGGATTATATGATAATCGCAAGATCAGACGCCTTAAGAAATTCCCCCCTGCACTTGTAGAGAATAGAATGCTCTTTGAAACAAATGATGATTTTACGGATAATGGTCGTGCTTTGTTTGACTATCTTATTGAGAAAGGATACAACCAAAAGTATGAGATTGTATGGCTGGTCCATGAACCGTCTAAATATAAAGAATATCAGTTTGAAAATGTGAAATTTGTGCAGAACTTTAAGAAAGGTTCCACGATCCGAAGAGCAGAAGCATATAAATATGCACTGACATCAAAATATATTTTTTACACCCAGGCTTTTAACTGGATTGGTATGTCGAGAAGAAATCAGCTCTTTATCGATCTCTGGCATGGCTGTGGTTACAAGGCAAATAAGAACGGGCGTAAGGTTTTCTTTGATTATTGTCTGGTACCGGGGAACATTTTCATTAAGACCAAAATGGAATTTTTTGGATGTACTTCCAAAAAACTGCTCTCGTTTGGATATCCCCGTTATGATATGATGCTTAAGGGCAGTGAACGTGCAGATGAATATAAAAAGAAACTTCTGAAGGAAACAGACAGCGAGAAACTGATCCTGTGGATGCCAACCTACAGACATGCTTCCAGTGAGCGTCTGAACGAGGAAACCTTAAATAATGAATTCAATATTCCTATCATTGATGATGCAGATAAGCTTCTGGAACTGAATAAGTTCTGTAAGGAGAATCATATTCTTATTGTTATCAAGAAGCATTACCTTCAGGTACCTTATGATTTTGGTGAGAATGTCCTTACCAATATTGTTTATCTGGAGAACGGAGATCTTGCGGATAACGGACTGCAGCTTTATGAGTTTATCAACTGTTCGGATGCGCTGGTTTCTGACTATTCTTCTGTTGCGATTGATTATCTGCTGTTAGACAGACCGCTTGGATTCACACTGGATGATTATGAGGCTTATACGGAATCCAGAGGATGGGTGTTTGATGATCCGCTGGAATATATGCCTGGCGAACATATGTATAATATGCAGGATTTTGAGAATTTCATCCTGGATATTAAAAACGGAAAAGATAATTATAAAGAACAGCGTGCCAGTGTAAGAGCAAAAACACATAATGTGTGTGACAATTACTGCCAGCGTGTGTTGGATTATTTTAACATTACAATGTAA
- a CDS encoding YlmC/YmxH family sporulation protein produces the protein MKICELKQKEVINICTCRSLGCPIDAEFDCKSSQLTALILPGPGRFCCLFGRDNEYIIPWECISQIGDDIILVKIDEEKCFHKG, from the coding sequence ATGAAAATCTGTGAATTAAAGCAAAAAGAAGTAATTAATATCTGTACCTGCCGCAGTCTCGGATGTCCCATTGATGCGGAATTTGACTGCAAAAGCAGTCAACTCACTGCCCTTATACTTCCAGGCCCCGGAAGATTCTGCTGCCTGTTCGGACGTGATAATGAATATATCATTCCTTGGGAATGTATCAGCCAGATCGGGGACGATATCATCCTTGTGAAAATAGACGAAGAAAAATGTTTCCATAAAGGCTGA
- a CDS encoding CDP-glycerol glycerophosphotransferase family protein, with the protein MTKSAIKKYTERLGFFGMILHYIGRFMTKTEQQVIGKLTVRFGKVKKNRLVFKNREMMDCTDNPEAFYEYLISSGYNKKYEIIWLVSEKRKFRNQNTGNVKFVTAENKYGWSSPLAYYYGATAGFFFYSHNSAGLNRYRCKGQTVVNLWHGCGYKDAEQGKKKQNIKPDFDYALVPGPVFVKTKSGLWNCEPDRLLMMGYPRYDWMLHPSMSKDEILDSLFGWKGKKAVLWMPTFRKSDLGGCAENEIELPCQLPAIQDMNELKELDSYLREQEIILIIKKHPLQTEWDENEQEFTNIRYVAEALLEKKQIKLYELIGISDGLLSDYSSVAVDYLLLDRPLGYVLADYNIYKEKRGFVFEDPLEYMPGEKIYNACDIRKFMKHLTDGTDSYRQERAKNLKQMHNKTENYCKRLADYLQL; encoded by the coding sequence ATGACAAAAAGTGCGATTAAAAAATATACGGAAAGGCTGGGCTTTTTCGGAATGATCCTGCACTATATCGGTCGTTTTATGACAAAAACAGAGCAGCAGGTCATTGGAAAGCTGACTGTGCGTTTTGGAAAAGTAAAGAAAAACCGGCTTGTGTTTAAAAATCGGGAAATGATGGACTGCACAGATAATCCGGAAGCTTTTTATGAATATCTTATAAGTTCCGGGTATAATAAAAAATATGAGATCATCTGGCTGGTCTCTGAAAAAAGAAAATTCAGAAATCAGAATACCGGAAATGTAAAATTTGTAACTGCTGAAAATAAATATGGATGGAGCAGTCCGCTGGCATATTATTATGGTGCTACAGCCGGATTTTTCTTTTATTCTCATAACAGTGCAGGACTGAACAGGTATCGGTGTAAAGGACAGACAGTTGTAAATCTGTGGCATGGGTGCGGTTATAAAGATGCAGAGCAGGGAAAGAAAAAACAGAATATAAAGCCTGATTTTGACTATGCACTTGTTCCCGGACCGGTATTTGTGAAAACGAAATCCGGACTATGGAACTGCGAACCGGACAGGCTGTTAATGATGGGATATCCCAGATATGACTGGATGCTGCATCCGTCAATGAGTAAGGATGAAATTCTGGACAGTCTGTTCGGATGGAAAGGGAAAAAAGCTGTTCTGTGGATGCCGACTTTCAGAAAAAGTGATCTGGGAGGGTGTGCGGAAAATGAAATTGAGCTTCCCTGTCAGCTTCCGGCAATACAGGATATGAACGAGCTGAAAGAACTGGACAGTTATCTAAGGGAGCAGGAGATTATTCTGATCATAAAGAAGCATCCGCTTCAGACGGAATGGGATGAGAATGAACAGGAGTTTACCAATATACGTTATGTTGCGGAAGCCCTGTTGGAGAAAAAACAGATAAAACTTTATGAACTGATAGGGATCAGCGACGGTCTGCTCTCTGATTACTCGTCAGTGGCAGTAGATTATCTGCTGTTGGACAGACCGCTTGGATATGTGCTTGCGGATTACAATATATATAAAGAAAAAAGGGGATTTGTATTTGAAGATCCGCTGGAATATATGCCGGGTGAGAAAATCTATAATGCCTGTGATATCAGAAAATTTATGAAACATCTGACTGATGGAACAGACAGTTACCGGCAGGAGAGAGCAAAGAATCTGAAACAGATGCACAATAAAACAGAAAACTATTGCAAAAGGCTTGCAGATTATTTACAATTGTAG
- the nrdR gene encoding transcriptional regulator NrdR: MKCPFCNQDNTRVVDSRPVEDTNSIRRRRLCDACGRRFTTYEKVESIPLTVIKKDQNREQYNRSKIQSGILRACYKRPISIDKIEEMMDAIEGEIFNTEEKEISSTRIGEIVMEHLKDLDAVAYVRFASVYREFKDVSTFMDELKKFMN, encoded by the coding sequence ATGAAGTGTCCATTTTGTAATCAGGATAATACGAGAGTAGTTGATTCCAGACCGGTAGAAGATACCAATTCTATCCGTCGCCGTCGTTTGTGTGATGCCTGCGGAAGGAGATTTACCACATATGAAAAGGTGGAAAGTATTCCGCTTACTGTGATCAAAAAAGATCAGAACAGAGAACAGTATAATCGCAGTAAAATTCAGTCGGGAATTCTGAGAGCCTGCTATAAAAGACCAATATCCATAGATAAGATTGAAGAGATGATGGATGCCATAGAGGGAGAAATCTTTAATACCGAAGAGAAAGAGATTTCCAGCACCAGAATTGGTGAGATCGTTATGGAACATTTGAAAGATCTGGATGCAGTTGCTTATGTACGTTTTGCGTCTGTATACAGAGAATTTAAAGATGTCAGTACTTTTATGGACGAGCTGAAGAAGTTTATGAATTAA
- a CDS encoding Stealth CR1 domain-containing protein: MDKIDFVLPWVDGSDSAWIKQRNEYLGIKNDQTQDSRFRDWENLQYWFRGVEKFAPWVNHIYFVTWGHIPSWLNTDHPKLTVVKHEDYIPKQYLPTFSSHPIELNMHRIRGLSEQFVYFNDDTFIINKMEPEDFFRNGLPRDYCIETALVQDDINNPFACILMNNAALVNMHYSKREVIGRNWKKWFHPAYGKMVFRNMLMLPYREFSSFKYSHISSSFLKSTFEEVWREEGEVLDRVCRTRFRSPGDVNQYVMKYWQYMEGKYEPQSPKIGKFFTIGLHDRQIHDVLRNQKCKILCINDTENIGDFRQQKRNIKDSFESILPEKSAFELSYKDSGGMYDKKCD; encoded by the coding sequence ATGGACAAGATTGATTTTGTATTGCCATGGGTGGATGGATCAGACTCAGCCTGGATAAAGCAGAGAAATGAGTATCTGGGAATTAAAAATGACCAGACACAGGACAGCAGATTTCGGGACTGGGAAAATCTGCAGTACTGGTTCAGAGGTGTTGAAAAATTTGCTCCATGGGTGAATCATATATATTTTGTGACATGGGGGCATATCCCTTCCTGGCTGAATACAGATCATCCGAAACTGACAGTTGTAAAACACGAGGATTATATTCCGAAGCAGTATCTGCCCACATTCAGCAGTCATCCCATTGAACTGAATATGCATCGGATCCGAGGTTTATCCGAACAGTTTGTATATTTTAATGATGATACCTTCATCATAAATAAAATGGAACCGGAAGACTTTTTCAGAAATGGTCTTCCAAGAGACTATTGTATAGAAACAGCGTTGGTACAGGATGATATCAATAATCCGTTTGCCTGCATTCTTATGAACAATGCGGCACTTGTAAATATGCATTATTCAAAGAGAGAAGTGATTGGCAGAAACTGGAAAAAATGGTTTCATCCTGCATATGGAAAAATGGTATTCAGAAATATGCTGATGCTTCCGTACAGGGAGTTTTCCAGTTTTAAATATTCTCATATCTCAAGCTCTTTTTTGAAGAGTACCTTTGAAGAAGTGTGGAGGGAAGAAGGCGAAGTGCTGGACAGAGTATGCAGGACACGATTCCGTTCTCCGGGGGATGTAAATCAGTATGTGATGAAATACTGGCAGTATATGGAGGGAAAATATGAACCTCAATCACCAAAAATCGGGAAATTTTTTACCATAGGTCTTCACGACCGGCAGATACATGATGTACTCAGAAATCAGAAGTGTAAAATATTGTGTATAAATGATACGGAAAATATAGGAGATTTCAGACAACAGAAAAGAAATATCAAAGATTCTTTTGAGAGTATCCTTCCCGAAAAGTCTGCATTTGAATTATCTTACAAAGATTCCGGAGGCATGTATGACAAAAAGTGCGATTAA
- the sigG gene encoding RNA polymerase sporulation sigma factor SigG: protein MALNKVEICGVNTSKLPVLTAEEKAELFRRIKNGDEQARELYIKGNLRLVLSVIRRFQNSSENADDLFQIGCIGLIKAIDNFDTTLQVKFSTYAVPMIIGEIRRYLRDNNSIRVSRSLRDIAYKAIYTRENYMKQHLKEPTVTEIAQEIGIEKEMIVYALDAIQNPVSLFEPVYTEGGDTLYVMDQISDKKNKEERWIENLALREAMQRLNSREKHIIELRFYEGKTQMEVAQEIGISQAQVSRLEKNALKSMRNYLRP from the coding sequence ATGGCACTGAACAAAGTTGAAATCTGCGGAGTCAATACGTCGAAACTTCCTGTTCTTACAGCAGAAGAAAAAGCGGAACTGTTCAGACGGATCAAAAACGGCGATGAACAGGCACGTGAATTGTACATTAAAGGAAATCTACGTCTTGTTCTCAGCGTAATACGACGATTTCAGAACAGCAGCGAAAATGCCGATGACCTTTTTCAGATCGGATGTATTGGTCTGATCAAGGCCATTGACAACTTTGATACCACTTTACAGGTAAAATTTTCCACTTATGCAGTTCCAATGATCATAGGCGAAATCAGGCGATATCTCAGGGATAACAACAGTATCCGTGTCAGCCGTTCTCTTCGTGATATTGCATACAAAGCAATCTATACCCGCGAAAATTATATGAAGCAGCACCTGAAAGAACCTACAGTTACCGAAATTGCACAGGAAATTGGTATCGAAAAAGAAATGATCGTATATGCCCTTGATGCTATCCAAAATCCTGTGAGTCTCTTTGAACCGGTCTATACAGAAGGCGGTGATACTCTTTATGTCATGGATCAGATCAGTGACAAAAAAAACAAAGAAGAACGCTGGATTGAAAATCTTGCTCTCCGCGAAGCTATGCAGAGACTAAATAGCCGCGAAAAGCATATTATAGAACTGCGCTTCTACGAAGGAAAGACGCAGATGGAAGTAGCTCAGGAAATCGGCATCTCCCAGGCACAGGTCAGTCGTCTCGAAAAAAATGCACTGAAATCCATGCGTAATTATCTGCGTCCATAA